From the genome of Raphanus sativus cultivar WK10039 unplaced genomic scaffold, ASM80110v3 Scaffold0240, whole genome shotgun sequence, one region includes:
- the LOC130501640 gene encoding meiosis-specific protein ASY2-like, translating into MDPPKEGSGETGISASGKRLMKVKQEIGEKMKRDKKEVKDSIAGRVSKRVKKKEVFGGSTSLGPHSPSSLKIQEVVNLMVQAHGQKELAKVCSSDETPETAPEGWFCIHEKYISKCHLRFPLPDLLLDLLDHYQLALSQLCPSAIRVINGFITRAKEEGIVVGLTELMSLYTIKESSSKDGGSGTYYLPCRPRLGLFKSSGSDDDWRKKYFYVKIDPTTVPVGRALSVVWSDISDTEDPPKLTEKLSRALFRKLNQSSNTWASFASSRIESARFPDRYNARFPDPIPAEDLEVSEGPFVVDLSTGASTSETEKTQAPKMRPSFRSRNKPAAAASASRGSDKTQGGAFLSSLKEVLDDGTSVPAKDVNPVEPRAQDVVPRPEVPTVEANPQAARDPLEVKPPRNKRSRTDLGDRPARSSSSSSRGGTVGWNFSHSKPGSILDDPWGLATIMRHMKMVGCSMPSINGMTNKEEYVEIAHHVGQLAGAINRAQLRFEETVQGAPSAGDLAQATELFKTTKTELDLARARVSELEAEVGRLGLKADTQQGKIESQAIDIRVKSRKINELDAARRIAEHQVQELIASSQVSQQNKEAEVKLAVRKGKKEVAEAYNKILASVKEKFVKKKEETDALVYAQELQANTELLKDLLSKEIENAEEEYHRLMILIPDAGAAYEKAQVSDFSVSKLPIPQFSESSGTFEINMFNPTFSGEYGSNLGSVSPDLVPVETTPGGDDQDVEEEVPVKEGDPIEEDKDDEADPGSKEG; encoded by the exons ATGGACCCTCcgaaagaaggttccggcgagaCCGGAATCTCTGCCTCCGGGAAGCGTTTAATGAAGGTTAAGCAAGAAATCggtgaaaaaatgaaaagagacaAGAAGGAAGTCAAGGACTCAATTGCGGGGAGGGTCTCCAAGcgggtgaagaagaaggaagttTTTGGCGGGAGTACCTCTCTGGGCCCTCACTCGCCTTCCTCACTAAAGATTCAAGAAGTCGTTAACCTCATGGTTCAAGCCCATGGCCAAAAGGAGTTGGCCAAGGTTTGTTCCTCCGACGAAACTCCTGAAACCGCCCCGGAAGGTTGGTTCTGCATTCACGAGAAGTATATCTCGAAATGCCACCTTCGGTTCCCACTTCCAGATCTCCTGTTAGATCTTCTTGATCATTACCAACTAGCCCTTTCTCAGCTTTGTCCCTCAGCCATCCGGGTGATAAATGGTTTCATCACCAGGGCTAAGGAGGAGGGGATCGTTGTTGGACTGACCGAGCTAATGAGCCTTTACACGATCAAGGAGAGCTCTAGCAAAGATGGTGGTAGCGGTACCTACTATCTTCCTTGTCGTCCTAGGCTTGGTCTTTTCAAGTCTTCCGGTAGTGATGACGATTGGAGGAAGAAATATTTCTATGTCAAGATCGACCCCACGACGGTTCCCGTGGGTCGTGCTCTCTCTGTTGTTTGGTCCGATATATCTG ATACTGAGGATCCTCCTAAGCTTACTGAGAAGCTGTCTAGGGCTCTTTTCCGGAAGCTAAATCAAAGCTCCAATACCTGGGCATCTTTTGCCTCTTCTCGTATTGAATCAGCTAGGTTCCCGGATCGGTACAACGCCAGGTTCCCTGACCCGATTCCTGCTGAAGATTTAGAAG TTTCTGAAGGTCCTTTCGTGGTAGATCTTTCGACTGGAGCTAGTACTTCCGAAACTGAAAAGACTCAAGCTCCTAAGATGAGGCCTTCTTTCCGTTCCAGGAACAAGCCTGCTGCAGCTGCCAGCGCTTCGCGAGGCAGCGATAAGACCCAAGGAGGTGCCTTCCTCAGCTCATTGAAGGAGGTCCTTGATGACGGGACCTCTGTCCCTGCTAAGGATGTTAACCCAGTTGAGCCCAGAGCTCAAGATGTTGTTCCCCGTCCTGAGGTTCCGACAGTTGAAGCTAACCCCCAAGCTGCTAGAGACCCTCTCGAGGTCAAACCTCCGAGAAACAAGAGGTCTCGGACCGATTTGGGAGATAGACCCGCCAGatcctcctcctcgtcttcgCGGGGAGGGACCGTGGGTTGGAACTTCTCCCATTCTAAGCCGGGATCGATATTGGATGATCCTTGGGGTTTGGCAACCatcatgaggcatatgaagatgGTAGGATGCTCCATGCCTTCGATCAATGGTATGACCAACAAGGAAGAGTACGTTGAGATAGCTCACCACGTGGGTCAG ctaGCTGGAGCCATCAACAGGGCTCAGCTGAGGTTTGAAGAGACCGTGCAGGGTGCTCCTAGCGCTGGAGACTTAGCTCAGGCTACTGAGTTGTTCAAGACTACCAAGACGGAGCTCGACCTGGCTCGTGCTCGAGTTTCTGAGCTTGAAGCTGAGGTTGGGAGGCTCGGTTTGAAGGCTGATACTCAACAAGGGAAGATCGAAAGTCAGGCCATCGATATTCGGGTGAAGAGTAGGAAGATCAATGAGTTAGATGCTGCTCGCAGGATAGCTGAGCACCAGGTCCAAGAGTTGATCGCCTCGTCTCAGGTTAGTCAACAGAACAAAGAGGCTGAAGTTAAACTAGCTGTCAGGAAAGGTAAGAAGGAGGTGGCTGAAGCCTACAACAAGATCCTGGCCTCTGTGAAGGAGAAGTTTGTCAAGAAAAAGGAAGAGACTGACGCTCTGGTCTATGCTCAGGAGCTTCAGGCAAACACCGAACTTCTGAAGGATTTATTGTCTAAAGAGATTGAGAATGCTGAGGAGGAGTATCATCGTTTGATGATTTTGATCCCGGATGCTGGTGCTGCATACGAGAAGGCTCAAGTTTCTGATTTCTCAGTTAGCAAGCtccccattcctcaattctccgagagctcaggtactttcgagatcaaTATGTTTAATCCGACGTTTTCTGGAGAATATGGTTCTAACTTGGGTTCGGTCTCTCCTGATTTAGTTCCCGTTGAGACGACCCCGGGAGGTGACGACCAGGATGTTGAAGAAGAGGTTCCTGTTAAGGAGGGTGATCCTATCGAGGAGGATaaggatgatgaagctgatccTGGATCCAAGGAAGGTTAA